Proteins from a single region of Gossypium arboreum isolate Shixiya-1 chromosome 1, ASM2569848v2, whole genome shotgun sequence:
- the LOC108482914 gene encoding GDP-L-galactose phosphorylase 1-like: MMLRIKRVPTVVSNYQKDETEETARRSSGCGKNCLRSCCIPGAKLPLYAFRKLNNIESEKVVLGIENKEPPVAFLDSLILGEWEDRLQRGLFRYDVTACETKVIPGEYGFVAQLNEGRHLKKRPTEFRVDKVLQPFDGNKFNFTKVGQEEVLFQFEASEDGEVQFYPSAPIDAENSPSVVAINVSPIEYGHVLLIPRILECLPQRIDRESFLLALYMAAEAGNPYFRLGYNSLGAFATINHLHFQAYYLAVPFPIEKAPTKKITTLNDEVIISELLNYPVRGLVFEGGNTLQALSDTVSDACICLQENNIPYNVLISDCGKRIFLLPQCYAEKQALGEVSPELLDTQVNPAVWEISGHMVLKRRKDYDEASDENAWRLLAEVSLSDERFREVNALIFEVIASGEDGIEHDAKSLPKEPDPKAESTEEESTITKTSHRAMVGGTQECVVLQ; this comes from the exons ATGATGCTCAGGATTAAGAGGGTTCCGACTGTTGTTTCGAATTACCAGAAGGATGAGACTGAAGAGACTGCTCGCCGCAGCAGTGGGTGTGGAAAGAATTGCCTTAGAAGCTGCTGCATACCAG GAGCGAAGCTTCCTTTATATGCTTTCAGGAAACTGAACAATATTGAGAGTGAAAAAGTTGTGCTTGGAATTGAGAACAAAGAACCCCCTGTTGCTTTTCTTGACTCGCTCATTCTTGGGGAG TGGGAAGATCGGTTGCAAAGAGGGCTCTTTCGCTATGATGTTACTGCCTGTGAAACCAAG GTGATTCCTGGTGAATATGGCTTCGTTGCCCAGCTGAATGAGGGTCGCCACCTTAAGAAGAGGCCAACTGAGTTCCGTGTTGATAAGGTTCTCCAGCCCTTCGATGGGAACAAGTTCAACTTCACCAAGGTCGGGCAAGAGGAGGTTCTCTTCCAGTTTGAAGCAAGTGAAGATGGTGAAGTTCAGTTCTACCCAAGTGCTCCCATTGATGCTGAGAATTCTCCAAGTGTTGTTGCCATAAAT GTCAGTCCTATTGAATATGGACACGTGCTGTTGATTCCTCGAATCCTTGAATGCTTGCCCCAGCGGATCGACCGTGAGAGCTTCTTGCTTGCACTTTATATGGCAGCTGAAGCTGGGAATCCATATTTCAGATTGGGTTATAACAGCTTGGGTGCATTTGCTACAATCAATCACCTTCACTTCCAG GCTTACTACTTGGCTGTGCCCTTTCCCATTGAGAAAGCTCCAACGAAGAAGATAACCACTTTGAATGATGAAGTGATAATCTCAGAGCTTTTGAACTATCCGGTCAGGGGTCTTGTCTTTGAGGGTGGTAACACTCTTCAGGCCTTGTCTGACACAGTCTCTGATGCCTGCATTTGCCTTCAAGAGAACAACATACCATATAATGTCCTCATCTCCGATTGTGGAAAGCGGATCTTTCTCCTTCCACAG TGTTATGCTGAGAAACAAGCTCTCGGGGAAGTGAGTCCGGAGCTTTTGGACACCCAGGTGAACCCAGCTGTGTGGGAAATTAGTGGGCATATGGTGTTAAAAAGGAGGAAGGACTATGATGAGGCGTCTGATGAAAATGCTTGGAGGCTCCTGGCTGAGGTTTCTCTCTCTGATGAGAGGTTCCGGGAAGTGAATGCACTCATCTTTGAAGTCATTGCCAGTGGCGAAGATGGCATTGAACATGATGCTAAGAGTCTGCCTAAGGAGCCCGATCCTAAAGCTGAATCCACTGAAGAAGAAAGCACCATCACCAAAACCTCCCACCGCGCTATGGTGGGTGGGACACAAGAATGCGTTGTTCTGCAGTAG
- the LOC108482432 gene encoding stigma-specific STIG1-like protein 4 — translation MEWLAKALFLPFLLQLLVLLPIAMAEANVKLKWVLQNETTDRASPWLRNAANPRPRPGGCMFRPWICERGEHPPTARMRCCRNRCVDLNSDDAHCGLCALRCPFTWQCCRGVCINTNISPLNCGRCGNRCPFRVPCSFGMCGYAQPPPRPPRPFPPHPPGPFPPHPPRPIPPHPPRPFPPPHPHRPQPTPCPPTQPGPPPRTCPRGLPPPLKGDHSPSRS, via the coding sequence ATGGAGTGGCTTGCTAAAGCTTTGTTTCTTCCCTTTCTGCTGCAACTGTTGGTTTTACTGCCAATTGCGATGGCAGAAGCTAATGTAAAACTGAAATGGGTGCTACAGAATGAGACTACTGATAGAGCGTCGCCGTGGCTCAGGAATGCAGCGAATCCGAGGCCAAGACCTGGTGGATGCATGTTCAGGCCGTGGATATGTGAACGGGGAGAACATCCGCCGACAGCTCGGATGCGTTGTTGTAGGAACCGTTGTGTTGACCTTAACTCTGATGATGCTCACTGTGGCTTATGTGCGCTTAGATGTCCATTTACTTGGCAATGCTGCAGGGGGGTTTGTATTAATACGAATATTAGTCCTCTGAATTGTGGTCGCTGTGGAAACCGATGCCCATTTAGGGTTCCATGCTCGTTTGGGATGTGTGGATATGCACAGCCTCCACCACGCCCTCCTCGTCCATTCCCTCCTCACCCACCGGGACCATTCCCTCCTCACCCGCCGCGACCGATCCCTCCTCATCCACCACGACCATTCCCTCCTCCTCATCCTCATCGCCCTCAGCCAACACCATGCCCTCCTACGCAGCCAGGGCCACCACCCAGGACTTGCCCTCGAGGTTTGCCTCCGCCCCTAAAAGGTGATCATTCACCATCAAGGAGTTGA
- the LOC108480342 gene encoding endoglucanase 11-like, giving the protein MEDKRRCFSLSQNKFLQHWCVILFLSSLAILPLTQSFNYGKALSKSLLYFESQRSGRLPYNQRVTWRHHSGLTDGLEQGVDLVGGYYDAGDNVKFGLPMAFTITMLSWGVIEYGDEISSAGEYTHALEAIKWGTDYFIKAHTHPNVLWVEVGDGDTDHYCWQRPEDMTTSRQAYKVDEKNPGSEVAGETAAAMAAASIVFRKTNPHYSHLLLQHAEQLFEFGDKFRGKYDESVRVVKGYYPSVSGFKDELLWAAFWLYKATDKEDYLRYALEKANEFGGITWAITEFSWDVKFPALQIIASMLLTEENHREMGFKLVFEQYRSKAEYYLCACLNKNNGSNVNRTPAGLLYIRQWNNMQYVTNAAFLLTVYSDYLRASNQRLRCDRGKVGPEEVLLFARSQADYILGANPMGMSYLVGYGSRYPQRMHHRGASIESYKENKGFIGCTQGYDYWYPRNDPNPNVVVGALVGGPDQMDRFCDDRKNFMQTEACTYNTASLVGVLAKLHGVEEEDGYLNTPLLASS; this is encoded by the exons ATGGAGGATAAAAGGCGATGCTTCAGTTTAAGTCAAAACAAGTTTCTTCAGCATTGGTGCGTGATTCTTTTCTTATCTTCCTTGGCCATTTTGCCTTTAACTCAATCTTTCAACTATGGCAAAGCCCTCTCCAAAAGCCTCCTTTACTTCGAATCCCAACGCTCCGGCCGCTTACCCTACAACCAAAGAGTCACCTGGCGCCACCATTCTGGCCTCACCGATGGCCTTGAGCAAGGG GTGGACTTGGTGGGAGGGTACTATGACGCCGGAGACAATGTGAAATTCGGTTTGCCAATGGCTTTCACCATTACCATGCTCTCATGGGGTGTCATTGAATATGGAGATGAAATCTCCAGTGCCGGAGAGTATACTCACGCTCTCGAAGCCATCAAATGGGGAACTGATTATTTCATCAAAGCTCATACTCACCCAAATGTCTTATGGGTTGAG GTGGGAGATGGTGACACCGATCATTACTGTTGGCAGCGACCGGAGGACATGACAACATCCCGGCAAGCCTACAAGGTGGATGAGAAGAATCCAGGATCAGAAGTTGCCGGTGAGACGGCAGCTGCAATGGCGGCTGCCTCCATTGTGTTTAGGAAAACAAATCCACATTACTCTCACCTACTACTGCAACATGCAGAACAG TTGTTTGAGTTTGGAGATAAGTTTAGAGGGAAGTATGATGAAAGTGTTAGGGTGGTGAAAGGGTACTATCCGTCGGTGAGTGGGTTCAAAGATGAGCTGTTGTGGGCAGCTTTCTGGCTATACAAGGCCACCGACAAGGAGGATTATTTGAGGTATGCTTTGGAGAAGGCAAATGAATTTGGTGGGATCACTTGGGCCATCACTGAGTTCAGCTGGGATGTCAAGTTTCCTGCTCTTCAGATCATTGCTTCAATG TTGTTGACGGAAGAAAATCATAGGGAGATGGGGTTCAAGCTCGTATTCGAACAGTATCGTTCAAAGGCTGAGTATTATTTGTGTGCTTGCCTTAACAAGAACAATGGGAGCAATGTGAACCGCACCCCAGCAGGTCTATTGTACATCCGACAATGGAACAACATGCAATATGTAACGAATGCAGCATTTCTTCTCACAGTTTATTCCGATTATCTTCGAGCGTCAAATCAACGGCTGAGATGCGACCGCGGCAAAGTTGGTCCGGAAGAAGTCCTCTTGTTTGCAAGATCACAGGCTGATTACATCCTGGGAGCTAATCCAATGGGCATGAGTTACTTGGTTGGGTATGGTTCAAGGTACCCTCAAAGGATGCACCATAGAGGAGCATCAATTGAATCTTATAAAGAGAACAAGGGATTTATAGGGTGCACTCAGGGGTATGATTATTGGTATCCAAGAAATGATCCAAACCCTAATGTTGTTGTTGGGGCCCTGGTTGGAGGGCCAGATCAGATGGACCGATTTTGTGATGATAGGAAAAATTTCATGCAAACTGAGGCTTGTACCTATAATACAGCAAGCCTTGTTGGGGTTTTGGCTAAGTTGCATGGTGTAGAAGAAGAAGATGGATATTTGAATACTCCTTTACTTGCTTCTAGCTAA